The window TCCCGACCGGAGCTGGCTTCGAGCACCTCGACGTCCATGTACCGTGCAATCAGCGAACGCAATGCAAGCAGATTGTTCTCATTGTCATCGACGATAAGAATCCTGAAATCGGCATACCTTTTCCTGTCACTCATCCGTAATCCCGTAGCGCTGGTCTTTCACTCACCGGACAGGTATTTGTCCAGCACACCCTTCAGATGGTGCAAATCGACGGGCTTGGCGATGCAGTCGACCGCACCTACGTCGTAGCATTGCCGCCTATCCTCCTCCGAGGAACGGGCTGTCAGCGCGATCACCGGCAGATCGGCAAACCGCGGCTGCTGCCTGATCCTGCGAATAGTTTCGTAGCCATCCATGTCCGGCATCATTATATCCATAAACACCAGCTTGAATTCCCCGTCCGTTGCCAGCGTCTCGAGCGCCTCCGGACCGTCGCCGGCCGCCATCACCTCCAGCCCCCAGTTTTCCAGCACTGGCGTCAGCGCGAGCAGATTACGCACATCATCATCGACCAGCAGGATCCTGGCGCCGCGATAATCGGCAGCCGGAATTGCCTGCACCGGCTCCTGATCATCGCTGCTTTCCTGGACCCTGCCAGCGCCGCCGGGGCGTGGCGCTTCCGGCAATTCCAGCGGTAGCAGCAGACAGAATCGGGTACCGTGTCCCGGCTCGCTCGCGACGGTGATGTCACCCCCCATCAGATAGGCCAGCTCACGGCTGATGGCTAGACCCAGTCCGGTACCGCCGAAGCGCCGGCTGGTTGAACCATCGGCCTGCCGGAATGCCTCGAACACCAGCTCCAGCTTGTCCGGAGCGATACCTATGCCCGTGTCGGTCACGCTGATGCAGACAGGATAACTGACCCCGTCATGTTTTATACCGGTCTCGAGACGCACGGTAATCGTGCCCTGGGTAGTGAACTTGACCGCATTGGAGAGGAAATTGATCAGTATCTGCCGCAGCTTTTCGCTGTCCGTGCTGATGGTGGACGGCGCTTGGGGATCGAATTCGGTAAGCAGTTTGAGCCGCTTCTCGTCTACCTGCGGCTTCATTAGCTCCGCCACACCGTCGATGACTGCCCGCGGGTTGACCGGCTCGGCAATGAGGGTCATGTGCCGGGCCTCGATCCGTGATAGATCGAGGATATTGTCTATCAGCGCTTTCAGGTCGGCACCTGCGTTGTGGATGACCCTGGCCTGGTGCACCTGCTCCGGCGTCATCTGCTGACGCACATCACTTTCTGCCAGCATCTTGGACAGCAGCAGAATGGAGTTCAACGGGGTGCGCAGCTCGTGACTGACATTGGCGAGAAATTCGGACTTGTAGCGATTCGACTCCTCCAACTCGCGCGCATAGCTCTTCATAGCCCGGGTATTCGCTGCATGGGTTGCCGCAAGTTGCGTCAGGTTGTTCCCGAGCTCATTCAGCTCCTGCGGCTGGCGCCAGGAGAACTCGACCTCCTCGTTGCGTTCCAGGACACGCGAGATACGATCGGTCAGCTCGCGTCCGAGCCGCTCGGTCTTGACGGCGATCAGCCGGGCGACGATGAAAACCACCACCAGCAATCCGATTGCGATTATGGCAACACGCAGTTCAACCGCACGCTGCAATTGCGCCAGCGGCGAGGGATCGACGCTGCGGCCCACCCACAGAATGCCGGCGTCCTCGGTTTCGAACAGCGGCACCCAGAGCACCTGCTGATTGCCGTACTCCCAGAGCGCGAGCTCCCCTTTCTCGAACAGTGCCTGCAGACCGTGAAAATCCTCGAAAGCGGTGGTCGGACGGCTCTCCCCGTTCGGCGCAGGCAGGTAGCGGCCGTCGCCAAGCACCCAGTAGTTACCTCGATAGGCGCCGGCCAGACCGCCCAAGTCTATATAGACGATCACCGAGCCGCGTCGCTCTTCAACCGTTACCTTGTCCTCGGCAAGGACGGGAATGACAACCGGGCTGACCAGGCTCATCTGCATGAAACGTTCCGGCCGCTGCTCCCCGGCAGCGCGATTGAAGATGATCGGCCCGTTCAGCACCACGCCTGGCGCCACTTCGCGGCTGGCGTCCAGCAGACGCTTGTTCACCGCGGGATAGTTACCGACCCTGGTCTCCAGCCGTCCGGTCTTGAGGTTGCGATCGAGCCAGAATATCGGCTTATCCTGCTCGTCCAGGAACAGCACCTGGGTCACATCGAACTGGTCGATCAACACCTGATTCACCCAGTTCACGTAACCCGCCCGCGCGGTTTCCAGGTCCTTGGCCTCCGGTCGTTTTGCTCCCGTGAGCAGCATGCCGGGCTCGGGCATTTTTGCCAGCAGGCGGACCATTTCGTGGCGCCGCGCCAGATGCTGATCCAGGTCGCTGAATTCGGCGCGCAGATTCTGCAGGTGCGCCTTGTGGTAGAGTGCCTCGATACGATCGAAGATCAGAGGCACATTGATCCCGAACGCGACCAGCAGCGGAACCAGTCCAAACAGGAACAGATAAAGGGATATCTGGGTACGCAGTTTCATCGGTTGCTGATTGCCGCCCGGCCGTTTGCATCACGCCTCAGGTGGTCTACTGTAGCACGGCTGCGCATAACCGGTCTTATACCAAGCATGATGGCACCACGATTCAGTCTGCGGGAATTCGGGCCCGGCCTGGTCATCGCTGCAACCGGGTTGGGCGCCGGCGACCTGGTAGTGGCCGCGGTGGCGGGAGCCAGGTACGGCACCGTGCTGCTGTGGGCGGTACTGCTCGGCGCCCTGATGAAATTCGCCATGAACGAGGGCCTGGCTAGATGGCAGCTTGCCACCGGCAGCACCCTGCTGGAGGGCTGGATCGAGCGGCTGCCGCAGCCGGTCTCCCTGTACTTCCTCGTCTACCTGCTGGTATGGAGCTTCGTCGTCGCCGGGGCCCTGCTTGCCGCCACCGGACTGGCCGCGCACGCCCTGTATCCCGGCCTGTCCGTGACACAGTGGGGCGTGATCCATTCCCTGCTGGCAACCGCTTTGGTACTTAGCGGACGCTATCGCCTGCTCGAGCCGCTCATGAAGCTGTTCATGGTCATCATGATGCTGGTGGTGCTCGTCTGCGCTGCGCTGATCGTACCGGAACTGGCAGACATGCCGGCGGTCTCGTGGTTGCCGGCGATCCCGCCTGGCTCGGTGCTCTTCATTGTCGGCCTGATCGGCGGCATCGGCGGCAGCGTGACGGTGCTTTGCTATGGATACTGGATGCAAGAACGGGGCTGGACCACTCCGGCGCACCTTGGACATGTGCGCCGTGACCTGGCCATGGCCTACACCCTGACCGGCCTGTTCGGCCTTGCAATCATGGTAATCGCCGCCGGTGTGCAGCCGGATGAAGTCACGGGGGCACGCATGGCGTTGGTCGTCGCAGCCCGACTCGAGACCGTCATCGGACCGTTCGGCAAGTGGTGCTTCCTCGTCGGCTTCTGGAGTGCGGTTTTCAGCTCCATGCTCGGCGTCTGGCAGGGTGTCCCCTACCTGTTCGCAGATTATGTCCGCCGCTGCTTCCGCCACTCGAACGTGCACAGCCCTGTCGATACACGATCATCTGCATACCGCGGCTACCTGTTCTATCTCGCCATTCCCCCGATGGTGCTGCTGCTGGCGGACAAGCCGGTCTGGCTGGTACTCGTTTATGCCGTGGCAGGTGCATTCTTCATGCCCCTGCTCGGCATCCTGTTGCTGGTGATGAACAATCGCCGCACGTGGACAGGCGAACTGGGCAACGGCATTGCCGCCAACCTGATCCTGTTCAGCACGGTGTTGCTGTTCGGCCTGCTGTTGCTTGACACCCTGCGGCAGACATTCGACTGAGCGCAAACCGCGCGCTCACCACTGGTATCCGAGCTTGGCGCGGTAGATGGTGTCGACCTTGTCCACCCCGGCAGGCGCGCCGCCGTCATAGGATATCTGCGCCTCGATACTGGCCAGGATGCCGGCCACCAGCGGGAACCGGAAACCGGTCCAGGTATCGACCACCACGTTGTCGGCCTCGCCCAGCTCGAACCGCCCGTTCTGGTTATGGTAGAACTGGATGCGGTCGGCCAACAGCATCCTGTCGAAGTCTATGTTCCAGCCCAGCGCCGGATACTCATCGTCCGCCGCCACATAGTACTTGTCCATTACGTACATCAGTCCGATATCGGCACTCAGGTTCATCTGCTTGCTTTCAAAGAACTGATAACCGACATGCGGCCCGAGCGCCGTACGCAACTGCAGATCGGCGAAGCGGTCCTGCTCGAAATTCAGCGAGCCACCGTAATACAGCTTGTCGGTCACGAAATAATCGTACTTGTTGTGCAACAGCCAGTTTTTCGCGGTGGTGACGCTGTCACTCTTGTCCTTCTGGTATTGGGCCACGAGATTGAGTCGATCATGCAGGCGTCGTATCTTCATGGCACCATCGAGCGCGATCTTTTCCTGCTCAGTATTGCCGCTCTGGAGCTCGAGGCCTGCGTTGACCAGGCCGCTGAACTTGTAGCCATCGCCGCGCTCCCATGCCTCCGGGTTGATCGACGCCAGCATCTGTGAATCGACCTCCCTGGCCGGTAGTCCGGCGGACTCGATCACGGTGACGCCGTCACTGTTGCTGACTGCGGTTGCCTGCAGCAGCTCCTTGCTGTTGAGGTATACATCGACCGGCTTCTCGACCCGGAGGTCGGCGACCTGGTCCCACTGCACGTTGATCACACCGGCAAAACCGGTCTTGAATTCGAGCACACCGTCTCGCTGCCGGACCACCTCCCCGACCAGGCGGGAACCGTCCTTGAGCACGAGTTCGTCTGCCTGCAGCGGCAGGCTTAGCGTGCAGAGCAACAGCAATATCAGCTTGACGGGTAATGCATGGCGTGGCTTGTGCGTGGGCATGGCGGTTTCCTTGCGCGGATTGGCAACAGCGGATCGCAGGCATTCTACCGATCCTGCGTGAAATGGCCAGCCTGCGCCGGCCGGCGGCGCTCAGTCCAGATAGCGGGACTGCCACTCCAGGAACTTCGCGTGCGCATGGGCTGCATACGATTCGCGGTCCTTGAAGTGCGCGGGATCGAATGCGTCGTAGATATAGTAGTTCACACGATGGTTGCGCGTGACGCTCATGTGCCAGATCTTGTGCAGCAGCGTCTGTGGACTGCGCCACTCGAAATCGTCCTGCGACTCATAGTGCAGGAATACCGGCAGGATCGGAATCCCCGTGCGCAGCGAGATATCGAAAGCGCCGTAGCGAAATGACTCGAAGATGCGCCGTCCCTTGCAGCCGCCTTCCGGGTACAGCGCGATGTTCTTGCCGGCGCTCAGTTCGCGCGCGATTTCCTCAGCCGCCGCATTGCGCGACTCCTTCGATTCACGCCTGACGTAGAGTGTACCCGCCGCCGCGCTGATGCGGCCCACGATCCACCAGTCCTTCACCTCGATCTTGGCCAGCGAATGGACGGGCAGGGCGGCGGGTATGCCGATATCCTCGAACGCCGATGGGTGGTTGGCGATCAGTATGTACTGCGCGGGCAGCCCATGGGTCGTGTATTTCTGATGCACGCGCAGGTCGACGCCGAGTGCCCGCACGAAGCTGCGCGACCAGGCCCGGAACAGGGGGAAATAGAAGCCTTCGATCAGGGCTTGCGGCAGCCAGGACAACAGATACATCGCCAGGGTGAATACGGCGAGCTCCAGCCAGCAGACGCTACGCCAGAGGACGCTGCAGACAAAGCGGATCACGACCCCTGCCTCCTCCTGCCATATGGTCTTGCCAGCATACTAACAGTCGCGCCCGGTTGCCAGCATGCGCATGTCGCAACGGCGGGTGGCCGACTGCGCGGCCGCGGCGCGACTCAGAACTGGAAGGCGTCCCCGCTAGCGGCCGTCCCGAGACTGTCCTCGAAGTATTCCAGCCGGTCCATGGCACGCTCGATCCTGCGCGGCTGTTCCTCGAGCTGGTTGGTTAGTGTCTCGACCCTGGCCGCGTTGCCGCCATCCAGCGGCACCTTGTCGTTGTCGATCAGGTAGGGCGTCACCAGCACGACCAGCTCGGTGTTCTGGCTGGTGATCAGCTTGTTGGAGAACAGGTTGCCGATGCCGGGTATATCGCCCAGGATCGGCACTCCCTCGCGGGTCTTGCCCTGGTTGCGGGTGATCAGCCCGCCGATGAATACAGTCTGTCCGCTTTCCACCAGCATGGAGGTGGTGACCTCCGTGGTCGACTGGGTGGGCAGACCGTTGAGCACGTCACCCTTGCTCACCTCGGGATGAATCTCGAGGAACACGCGGCCCTGCCCGTCCACCGACGGCTTGACCTTCATGATCACGCCGGATTCGAGGAACTCGACCGAGGTCGTGGTGACGTTGTCGATGGTGGTGGTGACGTTGTAGCCGAGCCGGTTGCCGATGATGGTTTCCGCCTCCTGGTCTTCCAGTGCCAGCAGCTTGGGTGTGGACAGGGTGCGGGTGCGACCACGCGTGCGCAGTGCATCCAGAAACAGTTCCACATCCGGCGTCACATAGTTGAAGAACAGGCCGGGCGATCCCGGGCTGCCCAGACCCTGGGTACCGATCGCCGCCTCGCCCGACTCGAAAACCTTGGCCCAGTCCAGACCGTAGGATTCGGAATCGCTCAGGGTAACCTCGAGTATCTTGGCCTCGATCAGGATCTGGCGTGGCTGGCGGTCCAGTTCCTTCAACAGCTGCTGGATGCGCCCGAGGAACGGCGGGGTGTCCTCCACGACGAGCAACCGACGCGCGGCCAGCGTGGTAACCTGGCCG of the Pseudomonadota bacterium genome contains:
- a CDS encoding Nramp family divalent metal transporter; translation: MMAPRFSLREFGPGLVIAATGLGAGDLVVAAVAGARYGTVLLWAVLLGALMKFAMNEGLARWQLATGSTLLEGWIERLPQPVSLYFLVYLLVWSFVVAGALLAATGLAAHALYPGLSVTQWGVIHSLLATALVLSGRYRLLEPLMKLFMVIMMLVVLVCAALIVPELADMPAVSWLPAIPPGSVLFIVGLIGGIGGSVTVLCYGYWMQERGWTTPAHLGHVRRDLAMAYTLTGLFGLAIMVIAAGVQPDEVTGARMALVVAARLETVIGPFGKWCFLVGFWSAVFSSMLGVWQGVPYLFADYVRRCFRHSNVHSPVDTRSSAYRGYLFYLAIPPMVLLLADKPVWLVLVYAVAGAFFMPLLGILLLVMNNRRTWTGELGNGIAANLILFSTVLLFGLLLLDTLRQTFD
- a CDS encoding DUF481 domain-containing protein; this encodes MPTHKPRHALPVKLILLLLCTLSLPLQADELVLKDGSRLVGEVVRQRDGVLEFKTGFAGVINVQWDQVADLRVEKPVDVYLNSKELLQATAVSNSDGVTVIESAGLPAREVDSQMLASINPEAWERGDGYKFSGLVNAGLELQSGNTEQEKIALDGAMKIRRLHDRLNLVAQYQKDKSDSVTTAKNWLLHNKYDYFVTDKLYYGGSLNFEQDRFADLQLRTALGPHVGYQFFESKQMNLSADIGLMYVMDKYYVAADDEYPALGWNIDFDRMLLADRIQFYHNQNGRFELGEADNVVVDTWTGFRFPLVAGILASIEAQISYDGGAPAGVDKVDTIYRAKLGYQW
- a CDS encoding lysophospholipid acyltransferase family protein; translated protein: MIRFVCSVLWRSVCWLELAVFTLAMYLLSWLPQALIEGFYFPLFRAWSRSFVRALGVDLRVHQKYTTHGLPAQYILIANHPSAFEDIGIPAALPVHSLAKIEVKDWWIVGRISAAAGTLYVRRESKESRNAAAEEIARELSAGKNIALYPEGGCKGRRIFESFRYGAFDISLRTGIPILPVFLHYESQDDFEWRSPQTLLHKIWHMSVTRNHRVNYYIYDAFDPAHFKDRESYAAHAHAKFLEWQSRYLD
- a CDS encoding ATP-binding protein, which translates into the protein MKLRTQISLYLFLFGLVPLLVAFGINVPLIFDRIEALYHKAHLQNLRAEFSDLDQHLARRHEMVRLLAKMPEPGMLLTGAKRPEAKDLETARAGYVNWVNQVLIDQFDVTQVLFLDEQDKPIFWLDRNLKTGRLETRVGNYPAVNKRLLDASREVAPGVVLNGPIIFNRAAGEQRPERFMQMSLVSPVVIPVLAEDKVTVEERRGSVIVYIDLGGLAGAYRGNYWVLGDGRYLPAPNGESRPTTAFEDFHGLQALFEKGELALWEYGNQQVLWVPLFETEDAGILWVGRSVDPSPLAQLQRAVELRVAIIAIGLLVVVFIVARLIAVKTERLGRELTDRISRVLERNEEVEFSWRQPQELNELGNNLTQLAATHAANTRAMKSYARELEESNRYKSEFLANVSHELRTPLNSILLLSKMLAESDVRQQMTPEQVHQARVIHNAGADLKALIDNILDLSRIEARHMTLIAEPVNPRAVIDGVAELMKPQVDEKRLKLLTEFDPQAPSTISTDSEKLRQILINFLSNAVKFTTQGTITVRLETGIKHDGVSYPVCISVTDTGIGIAPDKLELVFEAFRQADGSTSRRFGGTGLGLAISRELAYLMGGDITVASEPGHGTRFCLLLPLELPEAPRPGGAGRVQESSDDQEPVQAIPAADYRGARILLVDDDVRNLLALTPVLENWGLEVMAAGDGPEALETLATDGEFKLVFMDIMMPDMDGYETIRRIRQQPRFADLPVIALTARSSEEDRRQCYDVGAVDCIAKPVDLHHLKGVLDKYLSGE